A genome region from Canis lupus dingo isolate Sandy chromosome 7, ASM325472v2, whole genome shotgun sequence includes the following:
- the SCAMP3 gene encoding secretory carrier-associated membrane protein 3 isoform X1: protein MAQSRDGENPFAGPSELDNPFQDPAVIQHRPSPQYATLDVYNPFETREPPLAYEPPAPAPLPSPSAPSLQSSRKLSPTEPKNYGSYSTQASAAAATAELLKKQEELNRKAEELDRRERELQHAALGGTAARQNNWPPLPSFCPVQPCFFQDISMEIPQEFQKTVSTMYYLWMCSTLALLLNFLACLASFCVETSNGSGFGLSILWVLLFTPCSFVCWYRPMYKAFRSDSSFNFFVFFFIFFVQDVLFVLQAIGIPGWGFSGWISALVVLKTNTAVAVLMLLVALLFTGIAVLGIVMLKRIHSLYRRTGASFQKAQQEFAAGVFSNPAVRTAAANAAAGAAENAFRAP from the exons ATGGCTCAGAGCAGAGACGGCGAAAACCCCTTCGCCGGGCCCAGCGAGCTTGACAACCCCTTTCAG GACCCAGCTGTGATCCAGCACCGACCCAGCCCGCAGTATGCCACTCTTGACGTCTACAACCCTTTTGAGACCCGGGAG CCCCCACTGGCCTAtgagcctcctgcccctgccccgttGCCTTCACCTTCGGCGCCCTCCTTGCAGTCGTCAAGAAAGCTCAGCCCCACAGAACCCAAGAACTATGGCTCCTACAGCACCCAG GCTTCAGCTGCTGCAGCCACTGCTGAGCTGCTGAAGAAGCAGGAGGAGCTCAACCGGAAGGCCGAGGAGTTGGACCGGAGGGAGCGGGAACTGCAGCATGCTGCCTTGGGGGGCACAGCTG CTCGACAGAACAATTGGCCCCCCCTACCTTCTTTTTGCCCAGTCCAGCCCTGCTTTTTCCAGGACATCTCCATGGAGATCCCCCAAGAATTTCAGAAGACTGTATCTACCATGTACTACCTCTGGATGT GCAGCACGCTGGCCCTTCTCCTGAATTTTCTTGCCTGCCTGGCCAGTTTCTGTGTGGAGACCAGCAATGGCTCAGGCTTTGGGCTCTCTATCCTCTGGGTCCTCCTTTTCACTCCCTGCTCCTTTGTGTGCTGGTACCGCCCCATGTATAAGGCCTTCCG GAGTGACAGTTCATTCAATTTCTTcgttttcttcttcattttcttcgtCCAGGATGTGCTTTTTGTCCTCCAGGCCATTGGCATTCCAGGTTGGGGGTTCAG TGGCTGGATCTCTGCTCTGGTGGTGCTGAAGACCAACACGGCTGTAGCTGTGCTCATGCTCCTGGTTGCCCTGCTCTTCACTGGCATAGCTGTGCTGGGAATTGTGATGCTAAAGCGG ATCCACTCCTTGTACCGCCGCACAGGTGCCAGCTTTCAGAAAGCCCAGCAAGAATTTGCTGCTGGTGTCTTCTCCAACCCCGCGGTGCGAACTGCCGCCGCCAACGCAGCCGCTGGCGCTGCCGAAAATGCCTTCCGAGCCCCATGA
- the CLK2 gene encoding LOW QUALITY PROTEIN: dual specificity protein kinase CLK2 (The sequence of the model RefSeq protein was modified relative to this genomic sequence to represent the inferred CDS: deleted 1 base in 1 codon), translated as MPHPRRYHSSERGSRGSYHEHYRSRKHKRRRSRSWSSSSDRTRRRRREDSYHVRSRSSYDDRSSDRRVYDRRYYGSYRRNGCSRDRGEAYCDPDYRHSYEYHRENSSYRSQRSSRRKHRRRRRRSRTFSRSSSQHSSRRAKSVEDDAEGHLIYHVGDWLQERYEIVSTLGEGTFGRVVQCVDHRRGGARVALKIIKNVEKYKEAARLEINVLEKINEKDPDNKNLCVQMFDWFDYHGHMCISFELLGLSTFDFLKDNNYLPYPIHQVRHMAFQLCQAVKFLHDNKLTHTDLKPENILFVNSDYELTYNLEKKRDERSVKSTAVRVVDFGSATFDHEHHSTIVSTRHYRAPEVILELGWSQPCDVWSIGCIIFEYYVGFTLFQTHDNREHLAMMERILGPIPSRMIRKTRKQKYFYRGRLDWDENTSAGRYVRENCKPLRRYLTSEAEEHHQLFDLIESMLEYEPAKRLTLGEALQHPFFARLRAEPPNTKLWDSSRDISR; from the exons ATGCCTCATCCCCGAAGGTACCATTCCTCAGAGCGAGGAAGCCGGGGCAGTTACCATGAACACTATCGGAGCCGAAAGCATAAGAGACGAAGAAGCCGCTCCTGGTCAAGTAGCAGTGACCGGACTCGGCGGCGCCGGCGGGAAGACAGCTACCATGTCCGTTCCCGGAG CAGTTACGATGATCGCTCGTCAGACCGGAGGGTGTATGACCGGCGGTACTATGGCAGCTACAGGCGCAATGGCTGTAGCCGAGACCGGGGAGAAGCCTACTGTGACCCAGACTACCGGCACTCCTACGAGTACCACCGGGAGAATAGCAGTTACCGCAGCCAGCGCAGCAGCCGGAGGAAGCacaggcggcggaggcggcgcaGCCGGACATTCAGCCGCTCATCTTCG CAGCACAGCAGCCGGAGAGCCAAGAGTGTAGAGGACGACGCTGAGGGCCACCTCATCTACCACGTCGGGGACTGGCTACAAGAGCGAT atgaAATTGTAAGCACTTTGGGAGAGGGGACCTTCGGCCGAGTTGTACAGTGTGTCGACCATCGCAG GGGTGGGGCCCGAGTTGCCCTGAAGATCATTAAGAACGTGGAAAAGTACAAGGAAGCAGCTCGACTTGAAATCAATGTTTTAGAGAAAATCAACGAGAAGGACCCTGACAATAAGAA CCTCTGTGTGCAGATGTTTGACTGGTTTGACTACCATGGCCACATGTGCATCTCTTTTGAGCTTCTGGGCCTTAGCACCTTCGATTTCCTCAAAGACAACAACTACCTGCCCTACCCCATCCATCAAGTGCGCCACATGGCCTTCCAGCTGTGCCAGGCTGTCAAGT TTCTCCATGATAACAAGCTGACACATACGGACCTCAAGCCTGAAAATATTCTGTTTGTGAATTCA GACTATGAGCTCACCTACAATTTAGAGAAG AAACGAGATGAACGCAGTGTGAAGAGCACAGCTGTGCGGGTGGTGGACTTCGGCAGTGCCACCTTTGACCACGAACATCACAGTACCATTGTCTCCACTCGCCATTATCGAGCACCAGAGGTCATTCTCG AGTTGGGCTGGTCACAGCCTTGTGATGTGTGGAGCATAGGCTGCATCATCTTCGAGTACTACGTGGGCTTCACACTATTCCAG ACCCATGACAACAGAGAGCACCTAGCCATGATGGAAAGGATTTTGGGTCCTATCCCTTCCCGGATGATCCGAAAGACAAG gaagcagaaatatttttatcgGGGTCGCCTGGATTGGGATGAGAACACATCGGCTGGGCGCTACGTACGAGAAAACTGCAAACCACTGCGG CGGTATCTGACCTCAGAGGCAGAGGAACACCACCAGCTCTTCGATCTGATTGAAAGCATGCTAGAATATGAACCTGCTAAGCGGTTGACCTTGGGTGAAGCCCTTCAGCATCCTTTCTTCGCCCGCCTtcgggctgagccacccaacacCAAGTTGTGGGACTCCAGTCGGGATATCAGTCGGTGA
- the SCAMP3 gene encoding secretory carrier-associated membrane protein 3 isoform X2, with amino-acid sequence MAQSRDGENPFAGPSELDNPFQDPAVIQHRPSPQYATLDVYNPFETRESSRKLSPTEPKNYGSYSTQASAAAATAELLKKQEELNRKAEELDRRERELQHAALGGTAARQNNWPPLPSFCPVQPCFFQDISMEIPQEFQKTVSTMYYLWMCSTLALLLNFLACLASFCVETSNGSGFGLSILWVLLFTPCSFVCWYRPMYKAFRSDSSFNFFVFFFIFFVQDVLFVLQAIGIPGWGFSGWISALVVLKTNTAVAVLMLLVALLFTGIAVLGIVMLKRIHSLYRRTGASFQKAQQEFAAGVFSNPAVRTAAANAAAGAAENAFRAP; translated from the exons ATGGCTCAGAGCAGAGACGGCGAAAACCCCTTCGCCGGGCCCAGCGAGCTTGACAACCCCTTTCAG GACCCAGCTGTGATCCAGCACCGACCCAGCCCGCAGTATGCCACTCTTGACGTCTACAACCCTTTTGAGACCCGGGAG TCGTCAAGAAAGCTCAGCCCCACAGAACCCAAGAACTATGGCTCCTACAGCACCCAG GCTTCAGCTGCTGCAGCCACTGCTGAGCTGCTGAAGAAGCAGGAGGAGCTCAACCGGAAGGCCGAGGAGTTGGACCGGAGGGAGCGGGAACTGCAGCATGCTGCCTTGGGGGGCACAGCTG CTCGACAGAACAATTGGCCCCCCCTACCTTCTTTTTGCCCAGTCCAGCCCTGCTTTTTCCAGGACATCTCCATGGAGATCCCCCAAGAATTTCAGAAGACTGTATCTACCATGTACTACCTCTGGATGT GCAGCACGCTGGCCCTTCTCCTGAATTTTCTTGCCTGCCTGGCCAGTTTCTGTGTGGAGACCAGCAATGGCTCAGGCTTTGGGCTCTCTATCCTCTGGGTCCTCCTTTTCACTCCCTGCTCCTTTGTGTGCTGGTACCGCCCCATGTATAAGGCCTTCCG GAGTGACAGTTCATTCAATTTCTTcgttttcttcttcattttcttcgtCCAGGATGTGCTTTTTGTCCTCCAGGCCATTGGCATTCCAGGTTGGGGGTTCAG TGGCTGGATCTCTGCTCTGGTGGTGCTGAAGACCAACACGGCTGTAGCTGTGCTCATGCTCCTGGTTGCCCTGCTCTTCACTGGCATAGCTGTGCTGGGAATTGTGATGCTAAAGCGG ATCCACTCCTTGTACCGCCGCACAGGTGCCAGCTTTCAGAAAGCCCAGCAAGAATTTGCTGCTGGTGTCTTCTCCAACCCCGCGGTGCGAACTGCCGCCGCCAACGCAGCCGCTGGCGCTGCCGAAAATGCCTTCCGAGCCCCATGA